Proteins encoded within one genomic window of Argiope bruennichi chromosome 7, qqArgBrue1.1, whole genome shotgun sequence:
- the LOC129975889 gene encoding uncharacterized protein LOC129975889 isoform X2, with product MPLVHRLLYALRALADDEPPPSRRSRKTSERHRQAVALVITFRDLFTSSGLNFLLEDLEANRTCRKKMHNSSQQLETPKCELGKAFKISDSEHPLATSESIDFFDDPKTLSRDLTPSGLPSAGSPSKLLVPVSAGSGMRRKETLAIPLSPEDEDKTVNALRKVLKWSPRKQNLATFSVPLPREEEHKAVAVVQNAVNRVKEEQQQKRKFKLFKLKFC from the coding sequence ATGCCGCTGGTCCACAGACTGCTTTACGCTCTCAGAGCCTTAGCGGATGACGAGCCCCCTCCCTCCAGAAGATCACGTAAAACTTCTGAGCGACATCGACAAGCTGTTGCCCTTGTAATTACGTTCAGAGATCTCTTTACCTCCAGTGGATTAAATTTTCTTCTGGAAGACTTGGAGGCTAATCGAACTTGCAGGAAAAAGATGCATAACTCTTCTCAACAATTGGAGACCCCTAAATGCGAGCTAGGAAAGGCGTTTAAGATTTCAGACAGTGAGCATCCACTTGCCACCAGCGAAAGCATTGATTTCTTTGATGATCCAAAAACTCTTTCACGTGACTTGACGCCTTCTGGATTGCCAAGTGCTGGGTCGCCTTCCAAACTGCTAGTGCCAGTGAGCGCAGGATCTGGAATGCGGAGGAAAGAAACTCTGGCTATTCCTTTATCTCCGGAAGACGAGGACAAAACTGTGAATGCTCTTCGGAAAGTTCTGAAGTGGTCGCCCAGGAAACAGAATTTAGCCACATTCTCTGTCCCTTTGCCCAGAGAGGAGGAACACAAAGCAGTTGCTGTCGTGCAAAATGCCGTCAATCGGGTGAAAGAGGAGCAACAGCAGAAGAGAAAGTTTAaactatttaaactgaaattctgtTGA
- the LOC129975577 gene encoding uncharacterized protein LOC129975577, giving the protein MSLLVNDVNISDLWRLDTLNINDPAETQSRKELEEAAKEHFECSVTRDNEGRYIVSLPWIHDHPPLPDGRKIAERRLNSCIKALERAEKLADYDDVFQDWQNEGIIEEVDPMQEIKEGQHFLPHHPDFKENSTTKVRPVFDGSAKEKNTPSINDCLEKGPNLVELIPSLINRFRVKKYGVISDIKKAFLQIGLQERDRPYLRFLWKDRRKDGNIKILQHIRVVFGISSSPFLLGATLELHLKNAPDHLKETAQQLMRSFYVDNCVFSVNRKEELARFISESQALLSTAKFELRGWEHSPTEDKTEERQEDRKVPVLGLLWNLPKDTISLDLKSLMKEDKGPITKRKILSTVHRIFDPIGFSCPVTLEPKSLLQECWKLGLSWDAELPLLITERFERWKMKLPKLNDLEIPRCVREDFAEDSRFSIHVFCDASQSAYATCIFLRAESADSTSCQLIQARNRVAPLKKISIPRLEVLSCTIGARLAKATISELGLENIPIFYWSDSMNALYWIKRNENWATFVYNRVLEIRKLTNPEDWRHISGTLNPADLPSRGSNAEELVKSLWWKGPNWLRMPIEDWPVSETMPDFDVVNSEKRKSIVSVTNTTTEQLEYFSKTFLDSDGLLRVKTKISQRSDLPTFRFPILLPSKHDVIGKLIFEKHVELSDAGIQILMSSLRENYWILKSRKTIRQVIRTCVICQRFSSRPLEVASAPLPEDRVRDAYVFEVVGVDLCGPLYLKNKTKCWAVLFTCAVYRAVHIELVTSLSTDSFILALRRFISRRGRPATIYSDNGTNLVGTSNELKSVDWVKIQEYASVKKILWKFNPPSAPWWGGFWERLIGMLKSILRKILGKASLQFEELYTVLCDAEGIINS; this is encoded by the exons ATGTCGCTACTTGTCAACGACGTAAATATATCCGATCTTTGGAGGCTTGATACATTGAATATCAATGACCCTGCGGAAACTCAAAGTAGAAAAGAACTAGAAGAAGCGGCTAAGGAACATTTTGAATGCAGTGTAACACGAGATAACGAGGGGCGCTACATTGTCAGTCTACCGTGGATACATGATCATCCACCTCTTCCTGATGGCAGAAAGATAGCTGAACGAAGACTTAACAGTTGTATTAAAGCCTTAGAACGTGCCGAAAAGTTGGCCGATTATGATGATGTTTTTCAGGATTGGCAGAATGAGGGTATTATTGAAGAAGTTGATCCTATGCAAGAAATCAAAGAAGGACAGCATTTCTTACCTCACCATCCTGACTTCAAGGAGAATTCGACGACCAAAGTTCGACCCGTTTTTGATGGTTCAGCCAAAGAAAAGAATACACCTTCTATTAATGACTGCCTCGAAAAGGGACCAAATCTTGTAGAACTCATTCCATCTCTCATAAATCGCTTTCGTGTTAAAAAATATGGAGTGATATCTGACATCAAGAAGGCCTTTCTGCAAATTGGATTACAAGAACGAGATAGACCATATCTCAGATTTTTATGGAAGGATAGAAGAAAAGACGGAAATATCAAGATCCTGCAGCACATAAGAGTTGTGTTCGGAATCTCATCCAGTCCTTTCCTTCTAGGAGCTACATtagaacttcatttaaaaaacgcCCCAGATCATCTCAAGGAAACAGCCCAGCAACTTATGAGGTCCTTCTACGTTGATAATTGTGTTTTCAGCGTCAACAGAAAAGAAGAACTCGCTAGATTTATTTCGGAATCACAAGCACTATTATCTACTGCCAAATTTGAACTTCGAGGGTGGGAGCATTCTCCTACTGAAGACAAAACTGAAGAAAGGCAAGAAGACCGAAAGGTTCCAGTTCTTGGGCTTCTGTGGAATTTACCAAAGGACACTATATCTCTAGATTTGAAAAGTTTGATGAAAGAAGATAAAGGacctattacaaaaagaaaaatcctgtCAACCGTTCATCGAATCTTTGATCCGATAGGATTTTCTTGTCCAGTGACTCTAGAGCCCAAATCTTTGTTGCAGGAATGCTGGAAATTGGGGCTGTCCTGGGATGCTGAACTCCCTCTGCTGATAACTGAAAGATTCGAACGCTGGAAGATGAAGTTACCGAAATTGAATGATCTTGAAATACCAAGATGTGTACGTGAGGACTTTGCAGAAGATTCCAGATTTTCCATCCATGTTTTTTGTGACGCAAGTCAGAGTGCCTACGCTACATGTATCTTCTTGAGAGCTGAATCTGCTGATAGCACGTCGTGCCAGTTAATACAAGCTAGAAATAGAGTTGCTCCTTTGAAAAAGATCTCTATTCCACGCCTAGAAGTTTTGTCCTGTACTATTGGTGCTAGATTGGCAAAAGCAACCATATCCGAACTTGGACTTGAGAACATACCAATCTTCTACTGGTCTGACTCTATGAATGCTTTGTATTGGatcaaaagaaatgagaattggGCCACTTTCGTTTACAACAGGGTACTGGAAATCCGTAAACTCACTAATCCTGAAGACTGGAGGCATATAAGTGGAACATTAAACCCAGCTGACCTTCCATCACGAGGTTCCAATGCAGAGGAACTTGTGAAATCTCTTTGGTGGAAGGGTCCAAATTGGCTGAGAATGCCTATAGAAGATTGGCCTGTTTCGGAAACTATGCCAGATTTCGACGTTGTAAACtccgaaaaaagaaaatctattgtgTCTGTCACTAACACCACGACAGAGCAATTAGAGTACTTTTCTAAG ACATTCCTGGATTCAGATGGTTTATTAAGAGTAAAGACCAAAATTTCTCAAAGAAGTGATCTACCGACATTTAGATTTCCAATTTTGCTGCCTTCAAAGCATGATGTTattggaaaacttatttttgaaaagcatgttGAACTTAGTGATGCTGGGATACAAATTTTGATGTCGAGTTTAAGAGAGAATTATTGGATCTTAAAAAGCAGAAAGACAATACGTCAAGTAATAAGGACTTGTGTAATATGCCAGCGTTTTTCATCTCGGCCATTAGAAGTAGCAAGTGCTCCACTACCCGAAGATCGCGTCAGAGATGCTTATGTTTTTGAAGTAGTAGGAGTTGACTTGTGCGGACcactatatttgaaaaacaaaaccaAATGTTGGGCTGTACTTTTTACATGCGCAGTTTATCGCGCAGTCCACATCGAGCTGGTAACTAGTTTATCAACAGATAGTTTTATTCTAGCTCTACGAAGGTTTATTTCTAGAAGAGGAAGACCAGCTACAATTTATTCAGATAATGGAACCAACTTAGTGGGTACTTCTAATGAGCTGAAATCTGTTGATTGGgtgaaaatacaagaatatgcCTCAGTAAAGAAAATCCTATGGAAATTCAACCCCCCATCAGCCCCATGGTGGGGCGGATTTTGGGAAAGGCTTATAGGTATGTTGAAatctatcttaagaaaaattcttggaaagGCCTCCTTACAATTTGAAGAATTGTACACTGTACTATGTGATGCTGAGggcattataaattcataa
- the LOC129975889 gene encoding uncharacterized protein LOC129975889 isoform X1, with translation MASGTMPLVHRLLYALRALADDEPPPSRRSRKTSERHRQAVALVITFRDLFTSSGLNFLLEDLEANRTCRKKMHNSSQQLETPKCELGKAFKISDSEHPLATSESIDFFDDPKTLSRDLTPSGLPSAGSPSKLLVPVSAGSGMRRKETLAIPLSPEDEDKTVNALRKVLKWSPRKQNLATFSVPLPREEEHKAVAVVQNAVNRVKEEQQQKRKFKLFKLKFC, from the exons atggctTCTGG aacgATGCCGCTGGTCCACAGACTGCTTTACGCTCTCAGAGCCTTAGCGGATGACGAGCCCCCTCCCTCCAGAAGATCACGTAAAACTTCTGAGCGACATCGACAAGCTGTTGCCCTTGTAATTACGTTCAGAGATCTCTTTACCTCCAGTGGATTAAATTTTCTTCTGGAAGACTTGGAGGCTAATCGAACTTGCAGGAAAAAGATGCATAACTCTTCTCAACAATTGGAGACCCCTAAATGCGAGCTAGGAAAGGCGTTTAAGATTTCAGACAGTGAGCATCCACTTGCCACCAGCGAAAGCATTGATTTCTTTGATGATCCAAAAACTCTTTCACGTGACTTGACGCCTTCTGGATTGCCAAGTGCTGGGTCGCCTTCCAAACTGCTAGTGCCAGTGAGCGCAGGATCTGGAATGCGGAGGAAAGAAACTCTGGCTATTCCTTTATCTCCGGAAGACGAGGACAAAACTGTGAATGCTCTTCGGAAAGTTCTGAAGTGGTCGCCCAGGAAACAGAATTTAGCCACATTCTCTGTCCCTTTGCCCAGAGAGGAGGAACACAAAGCAGTTGCTGTCGTGCAAAATGCCGTCAATCGGGTGAAAGAGGAGCAACAGCAGAAGAGAAAGTTTAaactatttaaactgaaattctgtTGA